In the Desulfovibrio legallii genome, AAGGACAAACAAAAGCGCCGCCAGCAGCAGCGGCCAGGGGCACACGCCTTTCCGCAGCGGGGGGTGGGGGGAGAGTGCGGCGGCCGGATTGGGGGCATTGCGGCAAATTGGGCACCGAGCGTTCATTGGCGTTTCTCCGTCATAAGCCGCGCCTGGCCCAGGGTGGCGAGCAAGTTGGCCCTGGTCGCATTCAGGCGCATGTGCAGATCCAGCCGCCGTTGCGGCGGCAAGCGCCGGAAGGGTCTGCCTGCAGCCGCGCGGGCCACGCGGCGCAGTTCAGCCGCCACGCGGGCCAGACAGTGCAGTTCCGCTTCCGAAAACAACGCGCCCCGTCCGGCCTCCTCGGCCCAGGCGGCCAATTCAAGAGCCTGGGCGGCAATGGCGGCCGGACTGATGGCCGCGCCATATTTTCGACGGATGCAAAATGCGCGCCACCAGCTGACAAACCACTGCCGCACACGGCCCATAACGTGCTCAGAATTGCGTGGCCTGCGCCATCTGCAGCAAAAGCGGGGCCAGCAAGAGCAAAATGGGCGCGAGGCCCATGAGGGTTTGCGGCCAGTTCAGACGCAGGGCCGCGCGGCAACCCACCAGAATGCAGGCAAAGCTCCAGATAAAGCCCACCACCGAGCCCAGTAGGGGCACCACGCAAAGCAGACCCGGCGCGGCGGCGTAGGCCATCACCTGAAAGACCAGAGAAAACTCCTGTCGCTTGCCTGTGACAAAACCGTAGGTAAACTGAATGAGCGCGCTGAGAATGTAGATTTGCGCCACAGACACGGCCAGTTTGAGCAGCACAGTCATGGGCAGACTCATCTGCGGCGAAAGCAGGAGAAGCATTTTTTCCAGCTGGGGATCAGAAGCGGCGCTGGGGGCCATAAGCGAGAGAAAGACCCCGGACCAGACCCGCTCTACAGTCACCTCTACGGCGCTGATGATCAGATAAAACACCAGGGCCCGCGTCTGAGCCTCGCCGGGACGAAGACTGCCGAAAAACCGCTGGCTGCCGAACATGACCCGCATGCAGGTATGGTAGAAGGCGGCCGGCCAGCCGTCCGGCTCCGGGGCGTCAATCCAGGGGTTGTCCGCACCCGCGTCCTGCCCGAAACCCGATTCCGCAGTGCGGTTCCCGGCCCGGTCGGCAACGCCTTCTCTCTCGCGGCCGGCAGTGCGGTGCGCGCTCCGGGCCTCGCCTGCCTCTTGGCGGCGCGGGGTTTCGTCCTTCGTCGCATTGCCGGTGAGGCTGTGCTCCGGGCTGTCTGCGGGGGCGGCAGCGGCGTCCTGTGGATGCGGTTCTGATGGAGCAAGGCGGCCCGGCACAATGGCGCCGGGGGGCAGGGGGTCGTCCCCGCCGCCCGCGTCGGCGTGCGGCGCCGTTGGCGGAGTCTGGGATTCTTCCGCCGCTGGGGAAAGCACCTCCAGCACGCCCGCGTCGGGCGCAAATCGGAACCGACAGGCGCACTGCGGGCAGGTGGCAATAACCGGACGGTGCGGCAGGCGGTCGTCGGGCAGGGAGCGGCTGAAGCCGCAACGCGGACAGGTTATGTTCACAAAATTCTCCTCAAAAAGCCGCCGGAGGCTCTCGCCACAGGGCGGGCCATCCGGCAGAAAGTTTCAGGCCATAGTAGCCGCAGCCCCCGGCGCTGGCAAGAGCCCGACGGCTTGACAAGCCGCCGGGCGGCCCGTACGGTATTGCTCCACAAGGGGAGTAACTGGGTTCCTGTAACCCGGACGGCATCAACAGCATGGCCCCCCCCGGCCTGGTGCCGTCGTCGGTTTGGAGCATTCAGCCCGTGCAATGCTCCGGCATCCGCGCAAGCGGAAGCCCGCCATAAAGGCGCAGGCGCAAACCTGTTTGCGTGTCCTGCCGTGCCCATGGCGTTTTGCGGATAGTTGCGGCCACAGCGCCGCAAGGGCCGCAACCCTGACCGATGAGTGAGACCTTGGCAGCAATGCCAAGGTCTTTTTTTTATTTTTACCCGGAGAACACCATGACCATCCGTTCCTTGCGGCCTTACATCATCGCCGTGCTGCTGACCTTGCCCGGCGTGGGACTGCGTTTTATCGACCACACGGGCATGTCGCCCATTGTGGTGGCCCTGCTTTCCGGCATAGCCATTCTGGGGGCATCCTTCCTGCTCACCTGGGCCTGCGAAGTAGCCCAGATGGATATTCCGCAGGCCGTGGCCGTGGCCGTGGTGGCCTTTATTGCCGTGCTGCCGGAATACGCCGTGGACATGTACTTTACCTGGATGGCCGGGCAGCACCCCGAAAGCGCTTATTCCCACTACGCCATTGCCAATATGACCGGGGCCAACCGGCTGCTCATCGGCGTGGGCTGGTCGGCCATAGTGCTGCTCTTTGCCGGGCGCTTCCATAAAGGTGTGCACCTGCCCGACGACAAACGTACGGATGTGCTTTTTCTGGGCCTGGCCACCCTTTACGCTTTGTGCATTCCCCTTAAAGGTTCTCTGACCTGGGTGGACGGCCTTGTGCTGCTGGGCATCTATATCTGGTATATCTGCATCGTGGCCCGCCGCCCTGTGGAGGAGGAAGAGCCCGAAGGCCCGGCCGCAGTTTTGGCCCGTTTTGCCAAAAGAGTGCGCCTGCGCAGCGTCATCGCCATCTTCATTTTTGCGGCCCTGGTCATTTTGTGCAATGCTGAACCCTTCAGTGAAAATCTGGTGGCCAGCGGCAAACTGCTGGGCGTCAACGAATTTCTGCTGGTGCAGTGGCTCGCGCCCATCGCCTCGGAATCGCCGGAATTCATCATTGCCCTTATGTTCGCCTCGCGCGGCAACGCCGCCCTGGCCCTGGGCAGCCTGCTTTCGTCCAAACTCAATCAGTGGACCCTGCTGGTGGGCATGATCCCCGGCGTCTACGCCCTGTCTTCGGGCGGGCTTACTCCGCCCATCAACCTTGACACGCATCAGTTTCAAGAAATACTCTTGACAGCAGGGCAGTCCCTGTTTGCCGTGGCTCTGCTGGTGGATTTGCGGCTGCATGTGCGTGAGGCCTTCTGGCTGCTGGTTTTGTTTCTGGCGCAGCTGCTTTCGCCCCTGTACGACGCACAGCTGGAAGCGCTGCTGGGTCTGCCCCACGATCCTCTGCGTCTGCACTTTTTCTATGCTAAGGTCTATATTGTCCTGGCCGTAGTGCTGCTGCTCAGAAACTGGCGCAAGGTGCGGGATCTGCGCTTGGG is a window encoding:
- a CDS encoding YIP1 family protein yields the protein MNITCPRCGFSRSLPDDRLPHRPVIATCPQCACRFRFAPDAGVLEVLSPAAEESQTPPTAPHADAGGGDDPLPPGAIVPGRLAPSEPHPQDAAAAPADSPEHSLTGNATKDETPRRQEAGEARSAHRTAGREREGVADRAGNRTAESGFGQDAGADNPWIDAPEPDGWPAAFYHTCMRVMFGSQRFFGSLRPGEAQTRALVFYLIISAVEVTVERVWSGVFLSLMAPSAASDPQLEKMLLLLSPQMSLPMTVLLKLAVSVAQIYILSALIQFTYGFVTGKRQEFSLVFQVMAYAAAPGLLCVVPLLGSVVGFIWSFACILVGCRAALRLNWPQTLMGLAPILLLLAPLLLQMAQATQF
- a CDS encoding sodium:calcium antiporter — encoded protein: MTIRSLRPYIIAVLLTLPGVGLRFIDHTGMSPIVVALLSGIAILGASFLLTWACEVAQMDIPQAVAVAVVAFIAVLPEYAVDMYFTWMAGQHPESAYSHYAIANMTGANRLLIGVGWSAIVLLFAGRFHKGVHLPDDKRTDVLFLGLATLYALCIPLKGSLTWVDGLVLLGIYIWYICIVARRPVEEEEPEGPAAVLARFAKRVRLRSVIAIFIFAALVILCNAEPFSENLVASGKLLGVNEFLLVQWLAPIASESPEFIIALMFASRGNAALALGSLLSSKLNQWTLLVGMIPGVYALSSGGLTPPINLDTHQFQEILLTAGQSLFAVALLVDLRLHVREAFWLLVLFLAQLLSPLYDAQLEALLGLPHDPLRLHFFYAKVYIVLAVVLLLRNWRKVRDLRLGFKV